Proteins from a single region of Orcinus orca chromosome 20, mOrcOrc1.1, whole genome shotgun sequence:
- the LOC105748931 gene encoding zinc finger protein 84-like isoform X2: MSKSQVSLSFKDVAVVFTWEEWQLLDRVQKNLYQDVMLENYINLVSVGYQVTKTDAFYRLEQETPWIIEEESQSQIHPEDTWQVDNHKDWHKGNHGNLETMESYHKDNAFGKISSLSLNLDISLAQRSHTLDILGKHLKPNLECITQNKSYARNEVEFIQYDKLFLYTKHEKIHTGQKYNEYNQHMKVFSHKSQLIKYWKTQTAKKHYNCSDCGKAFSQKSDLIKYQRTHTGEKSFGCSRCQKDFRRKSHLILHQRTHTGEKPYECNKCGKAFTDKSCLNKHQRTHTREKWFECHACQKGFNDKSQLTLHQRTHTEEKPYRCEECQKSFSNKSQLIIHQRSHTEEKPYGCSECGKTFPLKFSLILHQKTHTGEKPYGCSECGKAFIQRSELIRHQRTHTGEKPYNCSDCGKVFSVKSLLNTHLRTHTGEKPYGCSECGKTFSIKFSLILHQRTHTGEKPYECSQCQKAFTQKSHLTIHQRSHTGEKPYECSECHKAFSRKSYLLIHQRIHSGEKPYECHECGKAFCHKFSLIIHKRIHTGEKPYGCSDCGKTFPIKFSLVLHQKTHTGEKPHECSECQKSFAQRSHLIIHQRTHTGEKPYGCSECWKTFSHKFSLILHQKTHREKL; the protein is encoded by the exons ATGTCCAAGTCCCAg GTCTCACTGTCATTCAAGGATGTGGCTGTGGTTTTCACCTGGGAGGAGTGGCAGCTACTGGACCGTGTTCAGAAGAACCTGTATCAAGATGTGATGTTGGAAAATTATATCAACTTGGTATCAGTGG GGTATCAAGTTACCAAAACAGATGCATTCTACCGGTTAGAACAAGAAACACCATGGATAATAGAGGAAGAAAGCCAGAGTCAGATTCACCCAG AAGACACATGGCAAGTTGATAATCATAAAGACTGGCACAAAGGAAACCATGGCAACCTGGAAACTATGGAGAGTTACCACAAAGATAATgcatttggaaaaatatcttcTCTGAGCTTAAACCTTGATATCTCCTTAGCACAAAGATCTCATACACTTGACATACTTGGGAAACATCTGAAACCTAATCTAGAGTGTATTACTCAGAATAAAAGCTATGCAAGAAATGAAGTTGAATTTATTCAATATGACAAATTATTTCTTTACACTAAGCATGAGAAAATTCATACTGGACAAAAATACAATGAATATAATCAACATatgaaagttttcagccataagtCACAGCTTATTAAATATTGGAAAACTCAAACAGCAAAGAAACACTATAACTGCAGTGACTGTGGGAAAGCCTTTTCTCAGAAGTCGGACCTCATTAAGTATCAAAGaacacacacaggagagaaatCCTTTGGATGCAGTAGGTGTCAGAAAGACTTCAGGCGGAAGTCCCATCTCATTTTACACCAGAGAACccatacaggagagaaaccctatgagtgCAACAAATGCGGGAAAGCCTTTACTGATAAGTCATGCCTTAATAAACATCAGAGAACTCACACAAGAGAGAAATGGTTTGAGTGTCATGCATGTCAGAAAGGCTTCAACGATAAGTCACAACTCACTTTACATCAAAGAACTCACACAGAAGAGAAACCCTACAGATGTGAAGAATGTCAGAAAAGCTTCAGCAATAAGTCACAGCTCATTATTCATCAGCGATCTCACACAGAAGAGAAACCTTATGGTTGCAGTGAGTGTGGGAAAACATTTCCCCTTAAGTTTAGCCTCATTTTACATCAAAAAACACATACAGGGGAAAAACCTTACggatgcagtgaatgtgggaaagccttcatcCAGAGATCTGAGCTCATTAGACATCAGAgaactcacacaggagagaaaccatataatTGCAGTGACTGTGGAAAAGTCTTTAGTGTAAAGTCACTCCTCAATACTCACTTGAgaactcacacaggagagaagccctacggatgcagtgaatgtggaaaaACATTCTCCATCAAATTTAGTCTCATCCTACACCAAAGAACTCATACaggtgagaaaccctatgaatgcagTCAGTGTCAGAAAGCTTTTACCCAAAAGTCACATCTCACTATTCATCAGAGgtctcacactggagagaaaccttatgagtgcagtgaatgcCACAAAGCCTTCAGCCGGAAGTCATATCTCCTTATTCATCAGAGAATTCACTcaggagagaaaccttatgaatgccatgaatgtgggaaagctttcTGTCACAAGTTTAGCCTCATCATTCATAAGAGAAtccatacaggagagaaaccctatggaTGCAGTGACTGTGGGAAAACTTTCCCTATCAAGTTTAGCCTCGTTTTACATCAGAAAACACATACAGGAGAAAAACCTCACGAATGCAGCGAATGTCAGAAATCTTTTGCCCAGAGGTCACATCTTATTATACATCAAAGAACTCACACGGGTGAGAAACCTTATGGATGCAGTGAGTGTTGGAAAACTTTCTCCCACAAGTTCAGCCTCATTTTACATCAGAAAACTCATAGAGAGAAATTGTGA
- the LOC105748931 gene encoding zinc finger protein 84-like isoform X3, giving the protein MNRNVLLQVSLSFKDVAVVFTWEEWQLLDRVQKNLYQDVMLENYINLVSVEDTWQVDNHKDWHKGNHGNLETMESYHKDNAFGKISSLSLNLDISLAQRSHTLDILGKHLKPNLECITQNKSYARNEVEFIQYDKLFLYTKHEKIHTGQKYNEYNQHMKVFSHKSQLIKYWKTQTAKKHYNCSDCGKAFSQKSDLIKYQRTHTGEKSFGCSRCQKDFRRKSHLILHQRTHTGEKPYECNKCGKAFTDKSCLNKHQRTHTREKWFECHACQKGFNDKSQLTLHQRTHTEEKPYRCEECQKSFSNKSQLIIHQRSHTEEKPYGCSECGKTFPLKFSLILHQKTHTGEKPYGCSECGKAFIQRSELIRHQRTHTGEKPYNCSDCGKVFSVKSLLNTHLRTHTGEKPYGCSECGKTFSIKFSLILHQRTHTGEKPYECSQCQKAFTQKSHLTIHQRSHTGEKPYECSECHKAFSRKSYLLIHQRIHSGEKPYECHECGKAFCHKFSLIIHKRIHTGEKPYGCSDCGKTFPIKFSLVLHQKTHTGEKPHECSECQKSFAQRSHLIIHQRTHTGEKPYGCSECWKTFSHKFSLILHQKTHREKL; this is encoded by the exons ATGAATAGGAATGTTCTGTTACAGGTCTCACTGTCATTCAAGGATGTGGCTGTGGTTTTCACCTGGGAGGAGTGGCAGCTACTGGACCGTGTTCAGAAGAACCTGTATCAAGATGTGATGTTGGAAAATTATATCAACTTGGTATCAGTGG AAGACACATGGCAAGTTGATAATCATAAAGACTGGCACAAAGGAAACCATGGCAACCTGGAAACTATGGAGAGTTACCACAAAGATAATgcatttggaaaaatatcttcTCTGAGCTTAAACCTTGATATCTCCTTAGCACAAAGATCTCATACACTTGACATACTTGGGAAACATCTGAAACCTAATCTAGAGTGTATTACTCAGAATAAAAGCTATGCAAGAAATGAAGTTGAATTTATTCAATATGACAAATTATTTCTTTACACTAAGCATGAGAAAATTCATACTGGACAAAAATACAATGAATATAATCAACATatgaaagttttcagccataagtCACAGCTTATTAAATATTGGAAAACTCAAACAGCAAAGAAACACTATAACTGCAGTGACTGTGGGAAAGCCTTTTCTCAGAAGTCGGACCTCATTAAGTATCAAAGaacacacacaggagagaaatCCTTTGGATGCAGTAGGTGTCAGAAAGACTTCAGGCGGAAGTCCCATCTCATTTTACACCAGAGAACccatacaggagagaaaccctatgagtgCAACAAATGCGGGAAAGCCTTTACTGATAAGTCATGCCTTAATAAACATCAGAGAACTCACACAAGAGAGAAATGGTTTGAGTGTCATGCATGTCAGAAAGGCTTCAACGATAAGTCACAACTCACTTTACATCAAAGAACTCACACAGAAGAGAAACCCTACAGATGTGAAGAATGTCAGAAAAGCTTCAGCAATAAGTCACAGCTCATTATTCATCAGCGATCTCACACAGAAGAGAAACCTTATGGTTGCAGTGAGTGTGGGAAAACATTTCCCCTTAAGTTTAGCCTCATTTTACATCAAAAAACACATACAGGGGAAAAACCTTACggatgcagtgaatgtgggaaagccttcatcCAGAGATCTGAGCTCATTAGACATCAGAgaactcacacaggagagaaaccatataatTGCAGTGACTGTGGAAAAGTCTTTAGTGTAAAGTCACTCCTCAATACTCACTTGAgaactcacacaggagagaagccctacggatgcagtgaatgtggaaaaACATTCTCCATCAAATTTAGTCTCATCCTACACCAAAGAACTCATACaggtgagaaaccctatgaatgcagTCAGTGTCAGAAAGCTTTTACCCAAAAGTCACATCTCACTATTCATCAGAGgtctcacactggagagaaaccttatgagtgcagtgaatgcCACAAAGCCTTCAGCCGGAAGTCATATCTCCTTATTCATCAGAGAATTCACTcaggagagaaaccttatgaatgccatgaatgtgggaaagctttcTGTCACAAGTTTAGCCTCATCATTCATAAGAGAAtccatacaggagagaaaccctatggaTGCAGTGACTGTGGGAAAACTTTCCCTATCAAGTTTAGCCTCGTTTTACATCAGAAAACACATACAGGAGAAAAACCTCACGAATGCAGCGAATGTCAGAAATCTTTTGCCCAGAGGTCACATCTTATTATACATCAAAGAACTCACACGGGTGAGAAACCTTATGGATGCAGTGAGTGTTGGAAAACTTTCTCCCACAAGTTCAGCCTCATTTTACATCAGAAAACTCATAGAGAGAAATTGTGA
- the ZNF613 gene encoding LOW QUALITY PROTEIN: zinc finger protein 613 (The sequence of the model RefSeq protein was modified relative to this genomic sequence to represent the inferred CDS: inserted 2 bases in 1 codon) — translation MKMIKDQGSLTLEDVAVDFTWEEWQLLAPAQKDLYRDVMLENYSNLLSVGYQASKPDALSRLERGEPWPVEDEIHSRICPEMRKDDCLLQEDLQNQRCPKRMEQCHEHNALGNIVHQSKSNFPLRQNHDMLDFHGKTLKSNLSLVNQNRSYGVKNPLGDGESFLHAKHEQFHSEMKFTECGSSMNTNSQFIKHLGTQKINKPHLCTECGKAFIKKSRLIDHQRVHTGEKPHGCSICGKAFSRKSRLTEHQKTHIGEKRYTCTECDKAFPKKSRLLIHQKTHTGEKPYVCEECGKGFIKKSRLINHQRVHTGEKPHGCSLCDKAFSRKSRLIEHQRTHTGEKPYECTECDKAFRWKSQLNAHQKTHTGEKSYICTDCGKGFIQKGNLIVHQRTHTGEKPYMCNECGKGFIQKGNLLIHQRTHTGEKPYVCTECGKGFSQKTCLISHQRFHTGKTPFVCTECGKSCSHKSGLINHQRIHTGEKPYACSDCGKAFRDKSCLNRHRRTHTGERPYGCTDCGKAFSHLSCLVYHKGMLHAREKRGDSVKLENSFLESPSSSRSSDIVQGKNPVNVVSMHTPSVAAETPFHSDGFLADRNVVALVGQPGATGAVSADNSXFAQKKNLMNAVSVVAPSVINYVIFYITENTQK, via the exons ATGAAAATGATCAAGGACCAG GGATCGCTGACACTGGAGGATGTGGCCGTGGACTTCACGTGGGAGGAGTGGCAGCTCCTGGCCCCTGCTCAGAAGGACCTGTACCgggatgtgatgctggagaactaTAGCAACCTGCTGTCCGTTG GGTATCAAGCCAGCAAGCCGGATGCTCTCTCCAGATTGGAACGAGGAGAACCGTGGCCAGTAGAAGATGAAATCCACAGTCGAATCTGTCCAG aAATGAGGAAAGATGACTGTCTTCTGCAGGAGGACTTGCAAAATCAAAGATGTCCAAAAAGAATGGAACAATGTCACGAACATAATGCACTTGGAAACATTGTTCATCAGAGCAAAAGTAACTTTCCTTTAAGGCAAAATCATGATATGTTAGACTTTCATGGGAAAACACTGAAATCAAATTTAAGTTTAGTCAACCAGAACAGAAGCTATGGAGTAAAGAACCCTCTTGGAGATGGGGAATCCTTCCTCCATGCAAAGCATGAGCAATTTCATAGTGAAATGAAATTTACTGAATGTGGAAGTTCTATGAACACAAATTCACAGTTCATTAAGCATCTAGGAACTCAGAAGATAAATAAACCCCACTTATGCActgaatgtgggaaagctttcaTCAAGAAGTCCCGCCTCATCGATCATCAGAGAGTGCACACAGGAGAAAAACCTCATGGATGCAGTAtatgtgggaaagccttctccAGAAAGTCCAGGCTCACTGAACACCAGAAAACCCATATAGGAGAGAAACGGTATACATGCACTGAATGTGACAAAGCCTTCCCCAAGAAATCACGGCTGCTTATTCATCAGAAAACTCATACAGGAGAAAAACCCTACGTATGCGAGGAATGTGGAAAAGGCTTCATCAAGAAGTCTCGgctcattaatcatcagagagttcatacaggagagaaacctcATGGGTGCAGTCTATGCGACAAAGCATTCTCCAGGAAGTCCCGGCTCATTGAACATCAGAGAACTCATAcgggagaaaaaccatatgaatgCACTGAATGTGACAAAGCCTTCCGCTGGAAATCACAGCTTAATGCACACCAGAAAACTCATACAGGAGagaaatcatatatatgtactgATTGTGGAAAAGGCTTCATTCAGAAGGGCAATCTCATTGTACATCAGCgaactcacactggagagaaaccctatatgTGCAATGAATGTGGAAAAGGCTTCATCCAGAAGGGCAATCTCCTCATACATCAACgaactcacactggagagaaaccctatgtaTGCACTGAATGTGGGAAAGGCTTCAGCCAGAAAACATGCCTCATCTCACATCAGAGATTTCACACTGGAAAGACTCCCTTTGTATGTACCGAATGTGGAAAATCGTGTTCACACAAGTCTGGCCTCATTAaccatcagagaattcacacaggagagaaaccctacgCATGCAGTgactgtgggaaagccttcagggATAAGTCGTGCCTCAATAGACATCGGAGAACTCATACAGGAGAGAGACCCTATGGATGCACTGACTGTGGGAAAGCCTTCTCCCACTTGTCATGCCTCGTGTACCACAAAGGGATGCTGCATGCAAGAGAGAAACGTGGAGATTCAGTCAAGTTGGAAAATTCTTTCTTAGAGAGTCCCAGCTCCTCACGTTCGAGTGATATTGTACAGGGGAAAAACCCTGTTAATGTGGTGAGCATGCACACACCTTCTGTGGCAGCTGAGACTCCATTCCACAGTGATGGGTTCCTAGCAGATAGGAATGTAGTAGCCCTTGTGGGACAGCCAGGTGCCACAGGTGCAGTGTCAGCAGATAATAG ATTTGCACAGAAGAAAAACCTAATGAATGCAGTGAGTGTGGTAGCACCTTCAGTGATCaattatgtcatattttatatcacagaaaacacacagaaataa
- the LOC105748931 gene encoding zinc finger protein 84-like isoform X1, whose protein sequence is MNRNVLLQVSLSFKDVAVVFTWEEWQLLDRVQKNLYQDVMLENYINLVSVGYQVTKTDAFYRLEQETPWIIEEESQSQIHPEDTWQVDNHKDWHKGNHGNLETMESYHKDNAFGKISSLSLNLDISLAQRSHTLDILGKHLKPNLECITQNKSYARNEVEFIQYDKLFLYTKHEKIHTGQKYNEYNQHMKVFSHKSQLIKYWKTQTAKKHYNCSDCGKAFSQKSDLIKYQRTHTGEKSFGCSRCQKDFRRKSHLILHQRTHTGEKPYECNKCGKAFTDKSCLNKHQRTHTREKWFECHACQKGFNDKSQLTLHQRTHTEEKPYRCEECQKSFSNKSQLIIHQRSHTEEKPYGCSECGKTFPLKFSLILHQKTHTGEKPYGCSECGKAFIQRSELIRHQRTHTGEKPYNCSDCGKVFSVKSLLNTHLRTHTGEKPYGCSECGKTFSIKFSLILHQRTHTGEKPYECSQCQKAFTQKSHLTIHQRSHTGEKPYECSECHKAFSRKSYLLIHQRIHSGEKPYECHECGKAFCHKFSLIIHKRIHTGEKPYGCSDCGKTFPIKFSLVLHQKTHTGEKPHECSECQKSFAQRSHLIIHQRTHTGEKPYGCSECWKTFSHKFSLILHQKTHREKL, encoded by the exons ATGAATAGGAATGTTCTGTTACAGGTCTCACTGTCATTCAAGGATGTGGCTGTGGTTTTCACCTGGGAGGAGTGGCAGCTACTGGACCGTGTTCAGAAGAACCTGTATCAAGATGTGATGTTGGAAAATTATATCAACTTGGTATCAGTGG GGTATCAAGTTACCAAAACAGATGCATTCTACCGGTTAGAACAAGAAACACCATGGATAATAGAGGAAGAAAGCCAGAGTCAGATTCACCCAG AAGACACATGGCAAGTTGATAATCATAAAGACTGGCACAAAGGAAACCATGGCAACCTGGAAACTATGGAGAGTTACCACAAAGATAATgcatttggaaaaatatcttcTCTGAGCTTAAACCTTGATATCTCCTTAGCACAAAGATCTCATACACTTGACATACTTGGGAAACATCTGAAACCTAATCTAGAGTGTATTACTCAGAATAAAAGCTATGCAAGAAATGAAGTTGAATTTATTCAATATGACAAATTATTTCTTTACACTAAGCATGAGAAAATTCATACTGGACAAAAATACAATGAATATAATCAACATatgaaagttttcagccataagtCACAGCTTATTAAATATTGGAAAACTCAAACAGCAAAGAAACACTATAACTGCAGTGACTGTGGGAAAGCCTTTTCTCAGAAGTCGGACCTCATTAAGTATCAAAGaacacacacaggagagaaatCCTTTGGATGCAGTAGGTGTCAGAAAGACTTCAGGCGGAAGTCCCATCTCATTTTACACCAGAGAACccatacaggagagaaaccctatgagtgCAACAAATGCGGGAAAGCCTTTACTGATAAGTCATGCCTTAATAAACATCAGAGAACTCACACAAGAGAGAAATGGTTTGAGTGTCATGCATGTCAGAAAGGCTTCAACGATAAGTCACAACTCACTTTACATCAAAGAACTCACACAGAAGAGAAACCCTACAGATGTGAAGAATGTCAGAAAAGCTTCAGCAATAAGTCACAGCTCATTATTCATCAGCGATCTCACACAGAAGAGAAACCTTATGGTTGCAGTGAGTGTGGGAAAACATTTCCCCTTAAGTTTAGCCTCATTTTACATCAAAAAACACATACAGGGGAAAAACCTTACggatgcagtgaatgtgggaaagccttcatcCAGAGATCTGAGCTCATTAGACATCAGAgaactcacacaggagagaaaccatataatTGCAGTGACTGTGGAAAAGTCTTTAGTGTAAAGTCACTCCTCAATACTCACTTGAgaactcacacaggagagaagccctacggatgcagtgaatgtggaaaaACATTCTCCATCAAATTTAGTCTCATCCTACACCAAAGAACTCATACaggtgagaaaccctatgaatgcagTCAGTGTCAGAAAGCTTTTACCCAAAAGTCACATCTCACTATTCATCAGAGgtctcacactggagagaaaccttatgagtgcagtgaatgcCACAAAGCCTTCAGCCGGAAGTCATATCTCCTTATTCATCAGAGAATTCACTcaggagagaaaccttatgaatgccatgaatgtgggaaagctttcTGTCACAAGTTTAGCCTCATCATTCATAAGAGAAtccatacaggagagaaaccctatggaTGCAGTGACTGTGGGAAAACTTTCCCTATCAAGTTTAGCCTCGTTTTACATCAGAAAACACATACAGGAGAAAAACCTCACGAATGCAGCGAATGTCAGAAATCTTTTGCCCAGAGGTCACATCTTATTATACATCAAAGAACTCACACGGGTGAGAAACCTTATGGATGCAGTGAGTGTTGGAAAACTTTCTCCCACAAGTTCAGCCTCATTTTACATCAGAAAACTCATAGAGAGAAATTGTGA